The following are encoded together in the Ranitomeya imitator isolate aRanImi1 chromosome 4, aRanImi1.pri, whole genome shotgun sequence genome:
- the LOC138674305 gene encoding caspase-7-like: MSNASKSRAVIIGITEFHPRSGGSGTTLPPRKSVKHDIKRLHRVLSSLGFAVSLYTDISGNEIREIYQRESKKPQGDCFISILSSHGEEGIIYDFYGEPVLLRDLYDLISPHNSPALAGIPKLFFIQACRGSKLDEGTELQTDSAPLHISAFSHIDFLPRDTVVMFASSEGYAAFNNPLGSFFLKALYDLLSGSEKDLELTQLLTRLAYRVAYNFESNGKNAGCKEMPCYITNLTRELYPFRR, from the exons ATGTCGAATGCTTCCAAGTCCCGCGCTGTTATTATCGGCATTACAGAGTTTCACCCACGATCAGGGGGCAGTGGTACAACATTACCGCCCCGGAAAAGTGTCAAGCATGACATAAAACGCCTTCACAGAGTACTTTCCAGTCTTGGATTTGCAGTATCTCTTTATACAGACATCAGTGGCAACGAGATCAGAGAAATTTACCAGAGAG AGAGTAAGAAGCCACAAGGTGACTGCTTTATCAGCATTCTTTCCAGCCATGGTGAAGAGGGCATCATATATGACTTTTATGgggaacctgttctgctgagggacCTCTATGACCTGATCTCTCCACACAATAGCCCAGCGCTGGCTGGAATACCCAAGCTATTCTTCATACAG gcATGCAGAGGAAGCAAACTAGATGAAGGTACAgagcttcagactgacagcgctccGCTGCACATAAGTGCCTTCTCTCACATTGACTTCCTTCCCAGAGATACTGTGGTCATGTTTGCAAGCAGTGAAG GATATGCAGCTTTCAATAATCCCTTGGGTTCTTTCTTCCTGAAGGCATTATATGATTTGCTAAGTGGGAGCGAAAAGGATCTGGAACTGACTCAACTACTCACCCGTCTGGCGTATAGGGTAGCCTACAACTTCGAAAGTAATGGGAAGAATGCAGGTTGTAAAGAGATGCCGTGCTACATCACAAACCTTACTAGAGAGCTGTATCCATTCCGGAGATAG